From Deltaproteobacteria bacterium, a single genomic window includes:
- the selB gene encoding selenocysteine-specific translation elongation factor, with translation MSIIIGTAGHVDHGKTALVRALTGMDTDRLAEEKRRGLSIDIGFAWADLPGRGGPVRAAFVDVPGHERFIKNMLAGVTGIDVVLFTVAADDGPMPQTREHLDIVELLGVSRGVFAVTKADLVDEGRVAEVRAAVEELTAPTALAGSPVVAVSVVTGQGMGELKRLLGLACVDAPRRGTAPFFRLPVDRCFAVKGFGTVVTGTVASGSISKGGEAALYPGARVVRVRALESHGRAVDEVSPGTRAALNIGGVAFREVRRGMMLADRALAEAVERSRRGRRGLRVDAVVRFVAPPGRTGGGRRFKLHHFTGTAMAELALEGVRAGREAGAGRYRARLYLDEPLLLLRGDRFVLRDTSGPATAGGGVVLASYFFRGLMPAASRVDYDGLEGTRSAQVRAVLDRSAWARAGELALTLGVGAGELAGTGGVVVGRDVAMVEERLGAVEAAVVERVRAHHEERADEKGLPEAVAAEVAARRGGGAGAAEAAAKAVIDRLVAAGRLRRTGGLLALPGHEPRLSKGLGPVEKAVLEAARGLRPLRVAELGTSLPFDAAQVERVVRALVERGELVRLADGVCIGRAALDEAKGKLIACIEAKGRIRTGEFRDILGCGRRLAIEILEYFDRERLTLRQGEFRTLR, from the coding sequence ATGTCCATCATCATAGGCACGGCAGGCCACGTGGATCACGGCAAGACCGCCCTCGTCCGGGCGCTCACGGGCATGGACACGGACCGGCTCGCCGAGGAGAAGCGCCGCGGACTGTCGATAGATATCGGTTTCGCCTGGGCCGACCTGCCGGGGCGCGGCGGGCCGGTGCGGGCCGCCTTCGTCGACGTGCCGGGCCACGAGCGTTTCATAAAGAACATGCTCGCCGGCGTGACGGGCATAGATGTGGTGCTCTTCACCGTGGCGGCCGACGACGGCCCCATGCCGCAGACCAGGGAGCACCTCGACATCGTGGAGCTTCTCGGTGTGAGCCGCGGCGTCTTCGCCGTCACCAAGGCCGACCTCGTCGACGAGGGGCGGGTCGCAGAGGTCAGGGCCGCGGTCGAGGAGCTCACGGCCCCGACGGCCCTGGCGGGCTCGCCGGTCGTCGCCGTGTCGGTCGTCACGGGCCAGGGGATGGGTGAACTCAAGAGGCTTCTCGGCCTGGCCTGTGTCGATGCGCCCCGTCGCGGGACGGCGCCGTTTTTCAGGCTGCCCGTGGATCGCTGCTTCGCGGTCAAGGGTTTCGGTACGGTCGTGACCGGCACGGTCGCCTCGGGCTCCATATCGAAGGGAGGGGAGGCGGCCCTCTATCCCGGCGCAAGGGTTGTGCGCGTGCGGGCCCTGGAGAGCCACGGCAGGGCGGTCGACGAGGTCTCTCCGGGCACGAGGGCGGCGCTCAACATAGGGGGAGTGGCCTTCCGGGAGGTAAGGCGGGGCATGATGCTGGCGGACCGGGCGCTCGCCGAGGCGGTGGAGAGGTCGAGGCGGGGGCGCAGGGGGCTTCGGGTGGACGCGGTGGTGCGCTTTGTCGCGCCGCCGGGACGGACCGGCGGGGGAAGGCGCTTCAAGCTCCACCACTTTACGGGCACGGCCATGGCAGAGCTCGCCCTCGAGGGCGTGAGGGCGGGGCGTGAGGCGGGAGCCGGCCGCTACCGCGCCCGTCTCTACCTCGACGAGCCCCTGTTGCTGCTCCGGGGCGACAGGTTCGTGCTGCGCGATACGTCGGGGCCCGCCACCGCAGGCGGGGGGGTGGTGCTGGCCTCATACTTCTTCAGGGGCCTCATGCCGGCGGCGTCGAGGGTAGACTACGACGGTCTGGAGGGGACGAGGAGCGCGCAGGTGCGCGCCGTGCTCGACAGGTCGGCCTGGGCGCGCGCCGGGGAGCTCGCCCTTACGCTCGGGGTCGGCGCCGGGGAGCTCGCCGGCACCGGCGGGGTCGTCGTCGGGAGGGACGTGGCCATGGTGGAGGAGAGGCTCGGGGCGGTGGAGGCCGCGGTCGTGGAGCGTGTGAGGGCGCACCACGAAGAGCGCGCCGACGAGAAGGGACTGCCCGAGGCCGTGGCGGCGGAGGTCGCCGCCCGCCGCGGAGGCGGCGCGGGCGCGGCGGAGGCGGCCGCAAAGGCCGTCATAGACAGGCTCGTCGCAGCCGGACGGCTCAGGAGGACCGGCGGACTCCTGGCCCTGCCCGGCCACGAGCCGAGGCTTTCGAAGGGGCTCGGTCCCGTGGAGAAGGCCGTGCTCGAGGCCGCAAGGGGGCTCAGGCCCCTGAGGGTCGCGGAGCTCGGGACGTCGCTTCCCTTCGATGCCGCTCAAGTGGAGCGGGTGGTCCGCGCGCTCGTGGAGCGCGGCGAGCTTGTGCGCCTGGCCGACGGTGTCTGCATCGGGAGAGCGGCCCTCGACGAGGCGAAGGGCAAGCTCATAGCCTGCATAGAGGCGAAGGGACGCATAAGGACCGGCGAGTTCAGGGACATCCTGGGATGCGGCCGCAGGCTCGCCATAGAGATTCTGGAGTACTTCGACAGGGAGCGCCTCACGCTCAGGCAGGGCGAGTTCAGGACGCTGCGGTAG